In Achromobacter spanius, the following proteins share a genomic window:
- a CDS encoding TIGR03747 family integrating conjugative element membrane protein has translation MKDAASTAQREQNHRQGLIVGTITLPFRLLGVLIGSLLFSIVVECAGMHLFWKDQGWRHSQQMLRYELGHLSNHFTRSVVVQEPGRTAHELVDTGYEWVFVRSGLLERMSQTAERVRAPSHGQSRNFRYYISQVYVWAESYLIAAAFTTLTFLVRLLVLVLTLPLILTAAFVGLIDGLVRRDVRRFGAGRESGFIYHRAKASLMPLAVLPWVTYLALPISVHPLVILLPSAALLGMAVSLTAGSFKKYL, from the coding sequence ATGAAGGATGCCGCCTCGACCGCGCAGCGGGAGCAGAACCATCGCCAAGGCTTGATCGTCGGCACCATCACCTTACCGTTCCGGCTGCTCGGGGTGCTCATTGGCTCGCTGCTGTTCTCGATCGTGGTGGAGTGCGCCGGCATGCACCTGTTCTGGAAGGACCAGGGCTGGCGCCACTCCCAGCAGATGCTGCGGTACGAACTCGGGCACCTGTCCAACCACTTCACGCGCAGCGTGGTGGTACAGGAGCCCGGGCGCACGGCGCACGAGTTGGTGGATACCGGGTACGAGTGGGTGTTCGTGCGCTCGGGGTTGCTGGAGCGCATGAGCCAGACCGCCGAGCGCGTCCGCGCGCCCAGCCACGGGCAGAGCCGCAACTTCCGCTACTACATCAGCCAAGTCTATGTCTGGGCCGAAAGCTACCTGATCGCTGCGGCCTTCACGACGCTCACCTTCCTGGTGCGCCTGCTGGTCCTGGTGCTCACGCTGCCGCTGATCCTCACGGCGGCATTCGTCGGCCTGATTGACGGCCTGGTGCGACGGGATGTGCGCCGGTTCGGCGCGGGCCGCGAATCCGGCTTCATCTACCACCGCGCGAAGGCCAGCCTGATGCCGTTGGCCGTGCTGCCTTGGGTCACCTATCTCGCTCTGCCCATATCGGTGCATCCTCTGGTCATCCTGCTGCCCAGCGCGGCGTTGCTGGGGATGGCAGTCAGCCTGACCGCAGGCAGCTTCAAGAAGTACTTATGA
- the traD gene encoding type IV conjugative transfer system coupling protein TraD yields MSGKQPVEVLLRPAVELYTVAACAGAAFLCLVAPWSLALSPAMGIGSALAFGAYGAIRYRDARIILRYRRNIRRLPRYVMTSKDVPVSQQRLFVGRGFLWEQKHTHRLMQTYRPEFRRYVEPTPAYRLTRRLEERLEFAPLPLSRLPKLTGWDAPFNPVRPLPPVGGLPRLHGIEPDEVDVSLPLGERVGHSLVLGTTRVGKTRLAELFVTQDIRRRNAAGEHEVVIVIDPKGDADLLKRMYVEAQRAGREGEFYIFHLGWPEISARYNAVGRFGRISEVATRIAGQLSGEGNSAAFREFAWRFVNIIARALVELGQRPDYMLIQRHVINIDALFIEYAQHYFAKTEPKAWEVIVQIEAKLNEKNIPRNMIGREKRVVALEQYLSQARNYDPVLDGLRSAVRYDKTYFDKIVASLLPLLEKLTSGKIAQLLAPNYSDLADPRPIFDWMQVIRKRAIVYVGLDALSDAEVAAAVGNSMFSDLVSVAGHIYKHGIDDGLPGAVAGARVPINVHADEFNELMGDEFIPLINKGGGAGLQVTAYTQTLSDIEARIGNRAKAGQVIGNFNNLFMLRVRETATAELLTRQLPKVEVYTTTIVSGATDSSDIRGATDFTSNTQDRISMASVPMIEPSHVVGLPKGQCFALLQGGQLWKVRMPLPAPDPDEVMPADLQQLAGYMRQSYSEATQWWEFTSSSALQDAALPDDLLDDAAAAEPGAVATGADDGAGNEAVP; encoded by the coding sequence ATGTCGGGCAAACAGCCGGTCGAGGTTCTGCTACGCCCAGCGGTGGAGCTATACACCGTCGCGGCGTGTGCAGGCGCCGCGTTTCTGTGCCTGGTGGCCCCATGGTCGCTCGCGCTGAGCCCGGCCATGGGCATCGGCAGCGCCTTGGCGTTCGGCGCCTACGGCGCGATCCGCTACCGCGATGCCCGCATCATCCTGCGCTACCGGCGCAACATCCGCCGTCTGCCGCGTTACGTGATGACCAGCAAGGACGTGCCGGTCAGCCAGCAGCGCCTATTCGTGGGGCGCGGCTTTCTCTGGGAGCAGAAGCACACGCATCGGCTGATGCAGACGTACCGGCCCGAGTTCCGCCGCTACGTCGAGCCGACGCCGGCCTACCGGCTGACCAGGCGCCTGGAGGAACGGCTGGAGTTCGCGCCATTGCCGCTCTCGCGCCTGCCGAAGCTCACCGGCTGGGACGCGCCTTTCAACCCCGTGCGCCCGTTGCCGCCTGTCGGCGGCCTGCCAAGGCTGCACGGCATCGAGCCCGACGAAGTGGACGTCAGCCTGCCGCTGGGCGAGCGCGTCGGGCACTCGCTGGTGCTGGGCACCACGCGGGTGGGCAAGACGCGCCTGGCCGAGTTGTTCGTCACGCAGGACATCCGTCGCAGGAATGCTGCCGGCGAGCATGAGGTCGTCATCGTCATCGACCCCAAGGGGGATGCCGATCTCTTGAAACGGATGTACGTCGAAGCCCAGCGCGCTGGCCGCGAAGGCGAGTTCTACATCTTCCACTTGGGCTGGCCGGAAATCAGCGCCCGCTACAACGCCGTGGGCCGCTTCGGTCGGATCTCGGAAGTGGCGACACGCATCGCGGGGCAGCTCTCCGGCGAAGGCAACAGCGCGGCGTTCCGCGAGTTCGCATGGCGCTTCGTGAACATCATCGCCCGCGCCCTGGTGGAACTGGGGCAGCGCCCGGACTACATGCTGATCCAGCGCCACGTCATCAACATCGACGCGCTGTTCATTGAGTACGCCCAGCACTACTTTGCCAAGACGGAGCCCAAGGCCTGGGAGGTGATCGTCCAGATCGAGGCCAAGCTCAACGAGAAGAACATCCCAAGGAACATGATCGGGCGCGAGAAGCGTGTGGTGGCGCTGGAGCAATACCTCTCCCAGGCGCGCAACTACGACCCTGTGCTCGATGGCCTGCGCTCGGCGGTGCGCTACGACAAGACCTACTTCGACAAGATCGTTGCATCGCTGCTGCCGCTGCTGGAAAAGCTCACGAGCGGCAAGATCGCCCAGCTCCTGGCGCCGAACTACTCCGACCTGGCCGACCCGCGCCCGATCTTCGACTGGATGCAGGTCATCCGAAAGCGGGCCATCGTCTATGTGGGTCTGGATGCGTTGTCTGACGCCGAGGTCGCCGCAGCGGTCGGCAATTCGATGTTCTCTGACCTGGTTTCGGTGGCCGGACACATCTACAAGCACGGAATCGACGATGGCCTGCCCGGCGCAGTGGCTGGCGCTCGCGTGCCGATCAACGTGCACGCGGACGAATTCAATGAACTGATGGGCGATGAATTCATCCCGCTCATCAACAAGGGCGGCGGTGCCGGCCTGCAAGTCACGGCGTACACGCAGACGCTCTCGGACATCGAGGCCCGCATCGGAAATCGCGCGAAGGCCGGCCAAGTGATCGGGAATTTCAACAATTTATTCATGTTGCGCGTGCGCGAGACGGCCACCGCGGAACTGCTGACGAGGCAGTTGCCGAAGGTCGAGGTCTATACAACCACCATCGTCTCGGGCGCGACGGACAGCTCAGACATCCGCGGCGCGACGGATTTCACGTCGAACACCCAGGACCGCATCAGCATGGCCAGCGTGCCGATGATCGAGCCGTCACACGTCGTCGGCCTGCCCAAGGGCCAGTGCTTCGCGCTGCTGCAGGGCGGCCAGCTCTGGAAGGTGCGTATGCCGCTGCCGGCGCCGGACCCGGATGAAGTGATGCCGGCGGACCTGCAGCAACTGGCCGGGTACATGCGCCAGAGCTACAGCGAGGCCACGCAGTGGTGGGAGTTCACCAGCTCGTCGGCCTTGCAGGATGCGGCCTTGCCCGACGACCTGCTGGACGATGCCGCTGCGGCCGAGCCCGGCGCGGTGGCCACCGGCGCCGACGATGGCGCGGGCAACGAGGCCGTGCCATGA
- a CDS encoding integrating conjugative element protein, producing the protein MTKPHPAHLAFTGLLMLLSGLPLASRAGEPLIVVEDRGGTSALPYYEALNLQPRANAPARPSIPTPQVPATRADEAAMLPVRSAKLTPGTVARRVIEAPGLRPFVVIGDDEASRAWLQRRAAALRERGAVGLVVNVETAQGLARLRALVPGVPLAPVAGDDLADRLGLRHYPALITATGIEQ; encoded by the coding sequence ATGACGAAACCCCATCCCGCCCATCTCGCGTTCACGGGCCTACTCATGCTGCTGTCAGGCCTGCCGCTGGCCTCGCGTGCCGGCGAGCCACTGATCGTTGTCGAGGACCGTGGCGGCACGTCGGCATTGCCGTACTACGAAGCCCTGAATCTCCAGCCGCGCGCCAACGCACCGGCGCGGCCGTCCATCCCGACGCCCCAGGTTCCTGCCACACGGGCGGACGAAGCCGCGATGCTGCCGGTGCGCAGCGCCAAGCTCACGCCCGGCACCGTCGCGCGACGGGTGATCGAAGCGCCCGGCCTGCGGCCGTTCGTGGTCATCGGCGACGACGAGGCTTCCCGGGCCTGGTTGCAGCGCCGCGCCGCCGCTTTGCGCGAACGTGGCGCGGTCGGCCTGGTCGTCAACGTCGAGACCGCGCAGGGCCTGGCGCGGCTGCGCGCCCTGGTGCCGGGCGTGCCGCTCGCGCCCGTGGCCGGCGACGACCTGGCCGATCGCCTGGGCCTGCGGCACTACCCGGCGCTGATCACGGCCACCGGCATCGAGCAATGA
- a CDS encoding transglycosylase SLT domain-containing protein, translating into MAAPAVAMPLRALVLTAGLYAVAALAQEVPPPAYQLAAQRAGIPSTVLYAVALQESGIRRNGRLVPWPWSLNVAGQSRRFATRADACAGLQQAMRATPHTRIDAGLGQINLGYHKHRFTGACDLLDPYRNLAVAAEILKEQHTPGEDWLLAIGRYHRPAGGEPAARYRRSVSRHLARVQGTRPAAAVLAARQETSP; encoded by the coding sequence ATGGCAGCGCCAGCCGTAGCCATGCCCCTGCGCGCACTGGTGCTCACTGCCGGCCTGTATGCCGTTGCCGCCCTGGCCCAGGAGGTTCCGCCACCGGCTTACCAGCTTGCCGCCCAGCGCGCAGGCATCCCCTCGACCGTGCTCTACGCCGTGGCCTTGCAGGAGAGCGGCATCCGGCGCAACGGGCGCCTGGTGCCGTGGCCGTGGTCCCTCAACGTCGCCGGCCAGTCGCGCCGCTTCGCCACGCGCGCCGACGCCTGCGCTGGCCTGCAGCAGGCGATGCGCGCCACGCCGCACACGCGCATTGATGCGGGCCTGGGCCAGATCAACCTCGGCTACCACAAGCACCGCTTTACCGGCGCGTGCGACCTGCTGGATCCGTATCGCAACCTGGCCGTTGCCGCCGAGATCCTGAAGGAGCAGCACACCCCCGGCGAGGACTGGCTGCTGGCGATCGGCCGCTACCACCGCCCCGCAGGCGGCGAGCCCGCCGCCCGCTATCGGCGCAGCGTGTCGCGCCACCTTGCCCGCGTGCAGGGCACGCGACCAGCCGCCGCGGTCCTCGCGGCGCGCCAGGAGACCTCCCCATGA
- a CDS encoding TIGR03759 family integrating conjugative element protein has product MKPSILLFAVLVASSQWPAWAQQPATTSARNAQSQERPLAARVLDDRVATEWGLQPQEWARYRELMDGPLGIYSPNLDPLSALGIEARTDEERRRYAELQVQVEARRVEKLLAYQRAYDEAWQRLNPGMQRVNLPDDKPGAGPSSSPLRGSGRMAVFVKDGCAACGQLVQRLQSSGAEFDLYMVGSRQDDARIRDWAKRAQIDPARVRAGSITLNHDGGRWLSLGLPGDLPAAVREVNGQWQRQP; this is encoded by the coding sequence ATGAAGCCGTCGATCCTCCTTTTCGCGGTCCTGGTGGCGTCGTCGCAATGGCCCGCCTGGGCGCAGCAGCCCGCAACGACCTCGGCGCGCAACGCACAGAGCCAGGAGCGCCCGCTGGCCGCCCGCGTGCTGGACGACCGGGTGGCAACCGAATGGGGCTTGCAGCCACAAGAATGGGCACGCTACCGCGAGCTGATGGATGGGCCGCTGGGTATCTACTCGCCCAACCTGGACCCGCTGTCCGCCCTGGGCATCGAAGCTCGCACGGACGAAGAACGGCGCCGCTATGCGGAACTGCAGGTGCAGGTGGAAGCGCGCCGCGTCGAGAAGCTGCTCGCCTACCAGCGCGCCTACGACGAGGCCTGGCAGCGCCTGAATCCGGGGATGCAGCGCGTGAACCTGCCCGACGACAAGCCGGGCGCCGGCCCATCCAGCAGTCCCTTGCGCGGCAGCGGCCGCATGGCGGTGTTCGTCAAGGACGGCTGCGCAGCCTGCGGACAGCTCGTGCAGCGCCTGCAATCCTCGGGCGCGGAGTTCGACCTGTACATGGTGGGCAGCCGCCAGGATGACGCGCGCATCCGCGACTGGGCCAAGCGCGCGCAGATCGACCCGGCGCGCGTGCGCGCCGGCAGCATCACGCTCAACCACGACGGCGGCCGCTGGCTGTCACTGGGCCTGCCCGGCGATCTGCCCGCCGCCGTGCGCGAAGTGAACGGCCAATGGCAGCGCCAGCCGTAG
- a CDS encoding PilL N-terminal domain-containing protein — protein MCPSPPWFHYPERRLLAGFLGLLWSVLAGGCATTTAPVAPDTIAEVLAAPEPEASEYIPVVRYARYTLVELAPMAAQRDLLLQTIDVSMPEDARATVGDGLRHVLKRSGYGLCQTAHAVIELYALPLPAVHLHLGPMTLRDALLTLAGPAWELHADDRARQICFERPGDRAVAESPSEPPATEAVQTFPLAPMVSGGQP, from the coding sequence ATGTGCCCCTCTCCACCGTGGTTTCACTATCCCGAACGCCGCCTTCTGGCGGGATTTCTCGGCCTGCTGTGGTCGGTGCTGGCCGGTGGCTGCGCGACGACGACTGCGCCGGTCGCGCCCGACACCATCGCGGAAGTCTTGGCCGCGCCTGAACCCGAGGCTTCCGAGTACATCCCGGTCGTGCGCTACGCCCGCTACACACTGGTCGAACTGGCACCCATGGCGGCGCAGCGCGACCTGTTGTTGCAGACCATCGACGTGTCCATGCCCGAGGATGCCCGCGCCACGGTCGGGGATGGGCTTCGGCACGTGCTCAAACGCAGCGGCTATGGCCTGTGCCAGACCGCGCATGCCGTGATCGAGCTGTACGCGCTGCCGTTGCCGGCGGTACACCTGCACCTCGGCCCCATGACCTTGCGCGATGCGCTGCTCACGCTGGCTGGCCCGGCCTGGGAACTGCACGCGGATGACCGCGCACGGCAAATCTGCTTCGAGCGGCCCGGCGATCGCGCGGTCGCCGAGTCCCCATCCGAGCCACCCGCCACCGAGGCGGTGCAGACGTTCCCGCTGGCACCCATGGTTTCGGGAGGCCAGCCATGA
- a CDS encoding helicase-related protein — MSLDLETTAAESAPVQGELLDAESSPLTLSLQDFVGEFGDELLDALNSANPPVYTGQPQAHRQLVVASLKRKLFPAQAEVVHAAAELLIDRGERAAIVNGEMGCGKTTVGIATAAVLNAEGYRRTLVLSPPHLVYKWRREIQETVAGAKVWVLNGPDTLVKLIKLREQLGVQPTGQEFFVLGRVRMRMGFHWKPVFTTRRTRHGDVAACPDCGTVITDLDGEPVNPIALQAEECRRKCGHCAAPLWTLIRPRSLSGSDQSSAVLKALKRIPTIGEVTAQKLMQKFGDGFLASMLGDNIHEFINLMDGNGELVFSDRQATRMERAMANMEFGFGEGGYQPSEFIKRYLPQGTFDLLIADEAHEYKNGGSAQGQAMGVLAAKARKTLLLTGTLMGGYGDDLFHLLFRALPGRMIEDGYRPTTSGSMTSAAMAFMRDHGVLKDIYSESTGTAHKTAKGTKVSVRTVKAPGFGPKGVLRCILPFTIFLKLKDIGGNVLPPYDEEFREVAMDTAQAAAYRDLAGRLTAELKQALARRDTTLLGVVLNVLLAWPDCCFRSETVVHPRTRNTLAFVPAQFNEFEISPKERELIDICKEEKAQGRKVLAYTVYTGTRDTTSRLKVLLEQEGFKVAVLRASVDASRREDWIAEQLDRGIDVLITNPELVKTGLDLLEFPTIVFMQSGYNVYSLQQAARRSWRIGQKQPVRVIYLGYAGSSQMTCLELMAKKIMVSQSTSGDVPESGLDVLNQDGDSVEVALARQLVAA, encoded by the coding sequence ATGTCCCTCGATCTCGAAACCACTGCCGCTGAATCCGCGCCCGTACAGGGCGAACTGCTCGACGCGGAATCTTCCCCTCTGACCCTGAGCCTTCAGGATTTTGTCGGCGAGTTCGGCGACGAACTACTCGACGCCCTCAACAGCGCTAATCCGCCGGTCTATACCGGCCAACCGCAGGCGCACCGGCAACTGGTGGTCGCCAGCCTCAAGCGCAAGCTGTTCCCAGCCCAGGCCGAAGTCGTCCACGCCGCCGCCGAGCTGCTGATCGACCGTGGCGAACGTGCTGCGATCGTCAATGGCGAGATGGGCTGCGGCAAGACGACCGTCGGCATTGCCACGGCCGCCGTGCTCAACGCCGAAGGCTATCGCCGCACTCTGGTGCTGTCGCCGCCCCACCTGGTTTACAAGTGGCGGCGCGAGATCCAGGAGACGGTGGCCGGTGCCAAGGTGTGGGTACTCAACGGGCCGGATACGCTCGTCAAGCTCATCAAGCTGCGCGAGCAGTTGGGCGTGCAGCCCACGGGCCAGGAGTTCTTCGTCCTGGGGCGCGTCAGGATGCGGATGGGCTTTCACTGGAAGCCTGTCTTCACCACGCGGCGCACCCGCCACGGCGACGTGGCGGCCTGCCCGGACTGCGGCACGGTCATCACCGACCTCGACGGCGAGCCGGTCAACCCGATCGCGCTCCAAGCCGAGGAGTGCCGCAGGAAGTGCGGCCACTGCGCCGCGCCCCTGTGGACACTGATCCGCCCGCGCAGTCTGTCCGGCAGCGACCAGTCCTCGGCCGTGCTCAAAGCCTTAAAGCGCATACCGACCATCGGAGAGGTCACCGCGCAGAAGCTGATGCAAAAGTTCGGTGACGGGTTCCTGGCGTCGATGCTCGGCGACAACATCCATGAGTTCATCAACCTCATGGATGGCAACGGCGAGCTGGTGTTTTCCGACCGTCAGGCCACGCGCATGGAACGTGCGATGGCCAACATGGAGTTCGGCTTTGGCGAGGGCGGCTATCAGCCGTCCGAGTTCATCAAACGCTACCTGCCGCAAGGCACGTTCGACCTGCTCATCGCCGATGAGGCACATGAGTACAAGAACGGGGGCAGTGCCCAGGGCCAGGCCATGGGCGTGCTGGCGGCGAAGGCTCGCAAGACCTTGCTGCTGACCGGCACGTTGATGGGCGGCTACGGGGACGACCTGTTCCACCTGCTGTTCCGAGCCCTTCCGGGGCGGATGATCGAAGACGGCTACCGCCCGACCACGAGCGGCAGCATGACCTCGGCTGCGATGGCGTTCATGCGCGATCACGGGGTGTTGAAGGACATCTACTCCGAGAGCACCGGCACGGCGCACAAGACGGCCAAGGGCACCAAGGTATCGGTGCGCACGGTCAAGGCCCCGGGGTTTGGCCCCAAGGGCGTGCTGCGCTGCATCCTGCCGTTCACGATCTTTCTCAAGCTCAAGGACATCGGTGGCAACGTCCTGCCGCCGTATGACGAGGAGTTCCGTGAAGTCGCGATGGACACGGCGCAAGCCGCGGCCTACCGCGATCTGGCGGGTCGGCTGACCGCGGAGCTGAAACAGGCTCTGGCGCGACGCGATACGACCTTGCTGGGTGTGGTCCTCAACGTGCTGCTGGCCTGGCCGGATTGCTGCTTCCGGTCGGAGACCGTGGTGCATCCGCGCACGCGCAACACCTTGGCGTTTGTCCCGGCTCAGTTCAACGAGTTCGAGATCAGCCCCAAGGAGCGTGAGCTGATCGACATCTGCAAAGAGGAGAAGGCGCAGGGCCGCAAGGTCCTGGCCTACACGGTCTATACCGGCACGCGCGACACCACGTCGCGCCTGAAGGTGTTGCTGGAGCAGGAAGGCTTCAAGGTGGCGGTGCTGCGCGCGAGCGTGGATGCCAGCCGCCGCGAAGACTGGATCGCCGAGCAACTGGACCGTGGCATCGACGTGCTCATCACCAACCCCGAGTTGGTCAAGACGGGGCTGGACCTGTTGGAGTTCCCGACGATCGTGTTCATGCAGTCGGGCTACAACGTGTACTCGCTCCAGCAGGCGGCACGCCGCTCCTGGCGCATCGGGCAGAAGCAGCCCGTGCGTGTGATCTACCTCGGCTACGCCGGTTCCTCGCAGATGACCTGCCTGGAGCTGATGGCCAAGAAGATCATGGTCTCGCAGTCCACCTCGGGCGACGTGCCCGAATCCGGGCTCGATGTCCTGAACCAGGACGGTGATTCCGTCGAGGTCGCACTGGCCCGGCAGCTTGTCGCCGCATGA
- a CDS encoding DUF6094 domain-containing protein: MPANQETSMALMFPRLARNFVKNGYFPTDEPTLERALNALMPSDGPMCILDPCAGEGVAIAEAAHALGREQAKAFAVEFDAERARHARGLVDHCLHADLMDTMVSKQSFGLLWLNPPYGDLSKDVNGNIGYQGQGRARLEKLFYQRTLSLLQYGGVLVFIVPGYVLDAELVGWLTRHYTDLRIYRAVETQFKQVVIFGRRVRQREQVPDGVKAVRNLLLQVGQGEVEAEELPSEWPFLPYIVPASPAEPEHFFRVTMEPEQFADEVGRLQGLWPSQDTHLGAAQQSLRPPARALSRWHLALALAAGAISGVVRSKTGRVLVVKGDTHKDKTLQREFTEREDGSIAETRILTDKFVPVIRAWDMTPGSATRGEVLTIR, from the coding sequence ATCCCCGCCAACCAGGAGACTTCCATGGCCCTCATGTTCCCGCGGCTCGCCCGCAATTTCGTCAAGAACGGATATTTCCCGACCGACGAACCCACGCTCGAAAGAGCGCTCAACGCACTGATGCCCAGCGACGGGCCGATGTGCATCCTCGATCCCTGCGCCGGCGAAGGCGTGGCGATCGCCGAAGCCGCCCATGCCCTCGGGCGCGAGCAGGCAAAGGCGTTCGCCGTCGAGTTCGACGCGGAGCGGGCGCGCCATGCCCGCGGCCTGGTCGATCACTGCCTGCACGCGGACCTGATGGACACGATGGTCTCCAAGCAGTCCTTCGGGCTGCTCTGGCTCAACCCGCCGTATGGGGACCTGTCCAAGGACGTCAACGGCAACATCGGCTATCAGGGCCAGGGCCGTGCCCGCCTTGAAAAGCTGTTCTACCAGCGCACGCTCTCGCTGCTGCAATACGGCGGCGTGCTGGTTTTCATCGTCCCCGGCTACGTGCTCGACGCGGAGTTGGTCGGCTGGCTGACGCGCCACTACACGGACCTGCGCATCTACCGAGCGGTGGAGACGCAGTTCAAGCAGGTGGTGATCTTCGGACGCCGGGTGCGCCAGCGCGAGCAGGTGCCCGATGGCGTCAAGGCCGTGCGCAATCTGCTGTTGCAGGTAGGGCAAGGCGAAGTCGAAGCCGAGGAACTGCCGAGCGAGTGGCCGTTCCTGCCGTACATCGTCCCCGCCAGCCCGGCCGAGCCAGAGCATTTCTTCCGCGTGACGATGGAGCCCGAGCAGTTCGCCGATGAGGTTGGCAGGCTGCAAGGCTTGTGGCCATCGCAGGACACGCACCTGGGGGCTGCGCAGCAATCGCTGCGTCCACCGGCGCGGGCCTTGTCCCGCTGGCATCTCGCCCTGGCTCTGGCCGCGGGTGCGATCTCGGGGGTTGTGCGCTCCAAGACCGGGCGCGTGCTCGTCGTCAAAGGTGACACCCACAAGGACAAGACGCTCCAGCGGGAGTTCACCGAACGCGAAGACGGCTCCATCGCCGAGACCCGCATCCTCACCGACAAGTTCGTTCCCGTCATCCGCGCGTGGGACATGACACCTGGCTCCGCGACACGGGGCGAGGTGTTGACCATTCGCTGA
- a CDS encoding DUF3275 family protein: MATPSASEKSVAPIVVPGQLTLRTIRGKNGPFTVGRLATHLGTFEVKDPELEQYPEGKYDGEFIIRYIFPKSYPVGGGMRFEIRASLDGMTLNGIDKLSRDEARSFATQDVDPLDEEQGAQPAATPAKPTKASRPAKPAPVQASADPLVDTTPFGVDAPPPATAAAPGSTEDGDAALFGLLWPLGESVKLDSTIDRRTLRAQIARLGELGYALDFKTQEWSRQAEPKPA, translated from the coding sequence ATGGCAACCCCATCGGCTTCCGAGAAATCTGTTGCGCCCATCGTCGTCCCCGGCCAGCTCACGCTGCGTACCATCCGCGGCAAGAACGGCCCGTTCACGGTTGGCCGCCTCGCGACGCACCTCGGTACTTTCGAGGTCAAAGACCCGGAGCTGGAGCAGTACCCCGAAGGCAAGTACGACGGGGAATTCATCATCAGGTACATCTTCCCGAAGTCCTATCCGGTCGGCGGCGGCATGCGGTTCGAGATCCGTGCCAGCCTCGACGGCATGACGCTCAACGGCATCGACAAACTCAGCCGCGACGAAGCCCGCAGCTTCGCCACCCAGGACGTCGATCCGCTCGATGAAGAGCAAGGGGCGCAGCCTGCGGCAACGCCGGCCAAGCCCACCAAAGCGTCCAGGCCCGCCAAGCCCGCACCCGTGCAGGCGTCCGCGGACCCGCTGGTCGATACCACGCCCTTCGGCGTGGATGCGCCACCGCCTGCTACGGCCGCTGCCCCCGGCAGCACCGAAGACGGTGACGCCGCGCTCTTCGGCCTGCTGTGGCCGCTGGGCGAGTCCGTGAAACTGGATTCGACCATCGACCGCCGCACCCTGCGCGCGCAGATCGCCCGCCTGGGCGAGCTGGGCTACGCGCTGGACTTCAAGACGCAGGAGTGGAGCCGCCAGGCCGAACCAAAACCTGCGTGA
- a CDS encoding DUF932 domain-containing protein: MSLVSRFAPQSPILRSDRPLSDDRIRAVVPSIFADAPHGSRSDRYAYIPTSTVLTKLRQEGFEPFMVCQTRVRNEDRREYTKHLIRLRHASQINGDEANEIILLNSHDGTSSYQMLAGMFRFVCHNGLVCGDTTADIRVPHKGDVASQVIEGAYGVLEGFERVHNARDAMRTITLDEGEAEVFANSALALKYDDPAKSTPVTESQLLAPRRWDDRKNDLWAVFNRVQENLVKGGLNGRTANGRNQRTRPVQGIDQNLRLNRALWLLAEGMRQLKA, encoded by the coding sequence ATGTCTCTGGTATCCCGCTTTGCTCCGCAATCCCCGATCCTGCGCTCTGATCGCCCACTCTCGGACGACCGCATTCGTGCCGTCGTTCCGTCGATCTTCGCCGACGCTCCACATGGGAGCCGGTCCGATCGGTATGCCTACATACCGACCTCGACCGTGCTGACCAAGCTGCGCCAGGAGGGCTTCGAGCCCTTCATGGTGTGTCAGACGCGCGTGCGCAACGAAGACCGGCGCGAGTACACGAAGCACCTCATCCGACTTCGCCATGCAAGCCAGATCAACGGCGACGAGGCGAACGAGATCATCCTGCTCAACAGCCATGACGGCACGAGCAGCTATCAGATGCTCGCCGGCATGTTCCGGTTCGTCTGCCACAACGGCCTGGTTTGCGGTGACACCACCGCAGACATCCGCGTTCCCCACAAGGGCGACGTGGCCAGCCAGGTGATCGAAGGTGCCTACGGAGTCCTCGAAGGTTTCGAGCGCGTGCATAACGCGCGCGATGCGATGCGCACCATCACCCTCGATGAGGGCGAAGCGGAGGTCTTTGCGAACTCTGCGCTCGCACTCAAGTACGACGATCCGGCCAAGTCCACGCCTGTCACCGAGAGCCAACTGCTGGCCCCTCGGCGATGGGACGACCGCAAGAACGACCTGTGGGCCGTCTTCAACCGCGTCCAGGAGAACCTAGTCAAAGGGGGCCTGAACGGACGCACGGCCAACGGCCGCAATCAGCGCACCCGTCCGGTGCAAGGCATCGACCAGAACCTGCGCCTGAACCGGGCGTTGTGGCTGCTGGCCGAAGGCATGCGCCAGCTCAAGGCGTGA